The following are from one region of the Paraglaciecola sp. L1A13 genome:
- a CDS encoding TetR/AcrR family transcriptional regulator: MSSNTKTTPIDTPQYAPRERGLIRRDKIIQAATKVFVGSGYEAASLQEIVALAGGSLATLYRLFGNKEGLFYAVIERKSDQLLSEIDYNDLQSKPPRVALIEIGMRFFSMVISPEVGAIHRLIIGEAVRTPRLREIFLTLATERAIRNLAEYLQAQVDKQHLDIKSCFIAASHFMGALKGNYHIRCMLGEVVNLSIEEQEEFVTAAVDMFLNGYARP; the protein is encoded by the coding sequence ATGTCCTCAAATACAAAAACAACACCAATCGACACGCCACAATATGCTCCTAGAGAGCGAGGCCTTATTAGGCGCGATAAAATCATTCAGGCCGCTACAAAAGTTTTTGTGGGATCAGGATACGAAGCAGCGAGCTTACAAGAAATTGTGGCTCTGGCGGGTGGATCACTTGCCACACTTTATCGACTTTTTGGTAATAAAGAAGGTTTGTTTTACGCGGTAATAGAGCGTAAAAGCGATCAATTATTAAGTGAAATAGATTACAACGACTTACAAAGTAAACCCCCCCGCGTCGCGTTGATAGAAATAGGAATGCGTTTTTTTAGCATGGTTATTTCGCCAGAGGTAGGGGCAATTCACCGTTTGATAATAGGTGAAGCTGTGCGGACCCCTCGGCTTCGAGAAATATTCCTAACCCTCGCTACGGAGCGTGCCATACGCAATCTAGCTGAATATTTGCAAGCCCAAGTTGACAAACAACACCTAGATATCAAAAGCTGCTTTATTGCTGCCAGTCATTTTATGGGCGCGCTCAAAGGCAATTATCATATTCGCTGCATGCTTGGCGAAGTCGTCAATCTAAGTATTGAAGAACAAGAGGAGTTTGTAACCGCTGCCGTTGATATGTTCCTCAATGGTTATGCTCGTCCTTAA